The Chitinophaga sp. H8 genome contains a region encoding:
- a CDS encoding SusC/RagA family TonB-linked outer membrane protein: MNTQLFKPWKWPLLFLVLLTGTLSAQIAAGQVRISGSVTGPDGKGLPGITVQVKTTSQGTATDAEGKYNLNAVLKPGAYILRFSSVGFGTREVPLQVGDATTYTVSTSLKEDALGLDEIVVTGTSEGTTRKQLGSYISTVKSDQLTKGATGNALAALQGKTAGAQISQNSGDPAGGISVKLRGTNTILGSTDPLYIVDGIIVNNATNRVTNTSNSYDGPGGAINGGNNFVGTLGQSRMVDINPADIERIEVLNGAAAAAIYGSRANAGVIQIFTKRGSSGAPVVSFSTNFNVNQLRKKLKVNRAPIKFGGSVDTQTQDILDPSLTTTTPVTRYDYQDYIFRTGVGTDNNVSVSGGKDKTKYYASASYMYNQGIIKNTDFQRYAFRINLDQTLNDKLSFRAGLNYVNSGANEKPDGNSFYSPINSITILGNFHDIFARDAVGNLKAVGERGRVNPVSVIEDLKQKQETNRVLANAGLKYRPIKNLTLDYNLGIDNYSQRGSTFMPPYAYNVSNAFFGGGPTLDATQNGYASAATDLFFQINHEINATYNWDITSDLTSTTQVGYSQQYEKNQYTLAQGRGLAPFVETVNSASTILPSADSRTEISISGAYIQENLKYKNQLFLTGALRMDGSSVFGEKERNQLYVKASGSYVLSEADYWKNASINNWWNLMKLRVAYGESGNLTAIGAYERFNSYLTNAFNGKISLTGSPTLANLAMGPEGQKELELGTDMTFADNRISLQFNYYIKKVQDLLINRIVAPTTGYSNYRNNLGSLENKGFEVVLNLVPVRNKDFQWNATAIFNRNRNKAVKIGQALTLFNTNGGAPVAILEGYPIGVFYGTFFARDANGNILTNKAGIPQLEKGIQNSALSYTPQRDADGLPTGTTLRRIIGDPNPDFTASLTNEFSYKKLNVRIQLDAVRGNDVFNADFKTRQGVGNGTVAEQEDLGQLPRGYIAGVYNTEEWRIDNGSFIKLREVYLGYSLGRIKGFSDLTFSLSGRNLISWDKYKGYDPEINAAGQSAILRGIDFGAVPAPRTFSVGIAAKF; this comes from the coding sequence ATGAACACACAGTTATTCAAACCGTGGAAATGGCCACTTCTTTTCCTCGTGTTGCTGACCGGCACTCTCAGTGCCCAGATAGCTGCCGGGCAAGTTCGCATCAGCGGAAGCGTTACCGGCCCCGACGGCAAAGGATTACCCGGCATTACCGTGCAGGTAAAAACCACCAGTCAGGGTACTGCCACAGATGCGGAAGGGAAGTACAACCTGAATGCTGTATTAAAACCCGGCGCTTACATCCTCCGGTTTTCCAGCGTGGGTTTTGGTACCCGTGAAGTGCCCTTGCAGGTAGGCGATGCCACCACGTATACCGTCAGCACTTCCCTGAAAGAAGATGCCCTGGGCCTGGATGAAATTGTTGTAACCGGTACCAGTGAAGGTACCACCCGTAAACAACTGGGCAGTTACATCAGTACCGTTAAATCGGACCAGCTCACCAAAGGAGCTACCGGCAATGCCTTAGCCGCACTGCAAGGCAAAACTGCCGGAGCACAGATATCCCAGAACTCCGGTGATCCTGCAGGTGGAATTTCCGTAAAACTCAGGGGTACCAACACCATCCTCGGATCTACCGATCCATTGTATATTGTGGATGGTATTATTGTCAACAATGCTACCAACCGGGTAACCAATACCTCCAATTCTTATGACGGCCCTGGTGGAGCTATCAACGGCGGTAATAATTTTGTAGGTACCCTGGGGCAAAGCAGGATGGTGGATATCAACCCTGCCGACATTGAAAGAATAGAAGTATTGAATGGTGCAGCGGCGGCAGCTATCTATGGTTCCCGTGCCAATGCCGGGGTGATACAGATCTTCACCAAAAGAGGCAGCAGCGGTGCACCGGTAGTGAGCTTTTCTACCAATTTCAATGTGAACCAGCTCCGGAAAAAACTGAAGGTAAACCGCGCGCCCATCAAATTTGGTGGTTCTGTAGATACACAAACACAGGATATCCTGGACCCCTCCCTGACCACTACCACCCCCGTAACCCGGTATGATTACCAGGATTACATCTTCCGTACCGGCGTAGGTACAGATAATAATGTATCCGTAAGCGGAGGAAAGGATAAAACGAAGTACTATGCTTCTGCTTCCTACATGTATAATCAGGGGATTATCAAAAACACCGATTTTCAGCGCTATGCCTTCCGTATTAACCTGGATCAGACACTGAACGATAAACTGAGTTTCCGTGCAGGGCTAAACTATGTAAACAGCGGGGCTAATGAAAAGCCGGATGGCAACTCCTTTTATTCGCCCATCAATTCCATTACCATTCTGGGCAACTTCCATGATATTTTTGCACGGGATGCTGTGGGCAATCTGAAAGCAGTAGGAGAACGCGGCAGGGTAAACCCCGTGTCCGTGATAGAAGACCTGAAACAAAAACAGGAAACCAACCGCGTACTGGCCAATGCCGGACTTAAATACCGGCCCATTAAAAACCTTACCCTGGATTACAACCTGGGTATAGATAATTACAGCCAGCGGGGATCTACTTTTATGCCACCCTACGCATATAACGTCAGCAATGCCTTCTTTGGTGGTGGTCCTACCCTGGATGCTACCCAGAATGGATATGCCAGTGCAGCCACTGATCTTTTTTTCCAGATCAACCATGAAATAAATGCCACTTACAACTGGGATATTACCTCAGACCTCACCTCTACTACACAGGTAGGTTATTCACAACAATACGAAAAGAACCAGTACACCCTGGCACAGGGACGTGGACTGGCCCCTTTTGTAGAAACAGTGAACAGCGCCAGTACAATACTGCCCAGTGCAGACAGCAGAACCGAAATATCCATATCAGGTGCCTATATCCAGGAAAACCTGAAGTATAAAAACCAGCTGTTCCTGACCGGTGCGTTGCGTATGGATGGCTCCTCTGTATTTGGCGAGAAAGAACGTAACCAGCTATATGTAAAAGCCAGTGGTAGTTATGTTTTGTCTGAAGCCGATTACTGGAAAAACGCCAGTATTAACAACTGGTGGAACCTGATGAAGTTAAGGGTAGCCTATGGAGAATCCGGAAACCTTACCGCTATCGGTGCATACGAACGGTTTAACTCTTACCTCACCAATGCCTTCAATGGAAAAATATCCCTGACGGGCAGTCCTACTTTAGCTAATCTTGCGATGGGACCGGAAGGACAGAAAGAACTGGAACTTGGTACCGATATGACTTTTGCAGACAACCGCATTTCCCTGCAATTTAACTACTACATCAAAAAGGTACAGGACCTCCTGATCAACCGTATTGTAGCGCCCACTACCGGCTATTCCAATTACCGCAATAATCTGGGATCATTGGAAAACAAAGGGTTTGAAGTAGTGTTAAATCTGGTACCTGTACGGAATAAAGACTTTCAATGGAATGCCACTGCCATCTTTAACCGGAACAGGAATAAAGCGGTAAAAATAGGACAGGCACTCACCCTGTTTAATACCAATGGCGGAGCACCGGTAGCCATCCTGGAAGGATATCCGATCGGTGTATTCTACGGTACCTTTTTTGCCAGGGATGCTAACGGCAATATACTGACCAACAAGGCAGGCATACCGCAATTGGAAAAAGGTATACAAAACAGCGCACTCTCGTATACCCCTCAGCGTGATGCCGATGGATTACCCACCGGTACTACCCTTCGCAGAATTATCGGCGACCCTAATCCGGATTTCACCGCTTCGCTTACCAATGAGTTCTCCTACAAGAAGCTGAACGTTCGTATACAACTGGATGCGGTAAGAGGCAATGACGTGTTCAATGCCGATTTTAAAACCCGTCAGGGTGTGGGCAATGGTACGGTAGCAGAACAGGAAGATCTTGGACAACTGCCCAGAGGATATATTGCCGGTGTATATAATACAGAAGAATGGAGGATAGACAATGGTTCTTTCATTAAGCTAAGAGAAGTATACCTTGGTTACAGCCTGGGCCGTATAAAGGGGTTCAGTGATCTTACCTTCAGTTTAAGTGGCAGGAACCTGATCTCCTGGGATAAATACAAGGGATATGATCCCGAAATTAATGCAGCCGGGCAGAGCGCTATTTTAAGAGGAATTGATTTTGGAGCTGTACCAGCCCCCAGAACATTTAGTGTAGGCATTGCTGCTAAATTTTAA
- a CDS encoding FAD:protein FMN transferase — protein sequence MTDRIRAFIKVTTRKKRLLLLAALAGICSHASAQTPYLATWEGKAQGTYYIVKCLATDTLGLQQGIDSIFQVIDQSLSLYKPGTLINQFNAGRKVKMDAHLKAVVTKALFTSRITGGAFDITVKPLMDVWGFGVIKPAVQQVPPADSIRKVLEKVGYKYLRMKGNWLIKKKPGVEIDCNGIAQGYTSDVIANFLAQRGISNYLVDVGGELCAKGHNQHNKVWSVGIERPAPGDTTFYAPEQAIVHLSDQAITTSGNYRRFFDQGGKRFAHTMDPATGQALQSNIISVTVIAKDGITADAFDNPLILMGVEKGMAFLQQHPELQLEAYFIYKSADGSIDEKYTPGFAPFLQ from the coding sequence ATGACAGATCGTATTCGTGCATTTATAAAAGTAACGACACGTAAAAAGCGCTTATTACTGCTGGCCGCATTAGCAGGTATATGCAGCCACGCCTCCGCACAAACGCCATACCTGGCTACCTGGGAAGGAAAGGCACAGGGTACCTATTACATTGTAAAATGCCTGGCTACAGATACCCTGGGGTTGCAGCAGGGCATTGATTCTATCTTCCAGGTAATTGATCAGTCTTTATCGCTTTATAAACCCGGCACACTGATTAACCAGTTTAATGCCGGCCGTAAAGTAAAAATGGATGCGCATTTAAAAGCGGTGGTGACAAAGGCATTGTTTACCAGCAGAATCACCGGCGGTGCATTTGATATTACGGTGAAGCCATTGATGGATGTATGGGGTTTTGGGGTGATAAAACCCGCGGTACAACAGGTGCCTCCGGCAGACAGTATCCGGAAAGTGCTGGAAAAGGTGGGCTATAAATACCTCCGCATGAAAGGCAACTGGCTGATAAAAAAGAAACCGGGCGTAGAAATAGATTGTAATGGTATTGCACAGGGATATACTTCAGATGTGATCGCAAACTTCCTGGCACAGCGGGGCATCAGCAATTACCTGGTAGATGTGGGTGGGGAATTATGTGCCAAAGGACATAACCAGCACAACAAAGTGTGGAGTGTGGGCATTGAAAGACCGGCTCCGGGCGATACTACTTTCTATGCTCCGGAACAGGCCATCGTACATTTGTCTGATCAGGCAATTACTACCAGTGGCAACTACCGCCGTTTCTTTGATCAGGGAGGCAAACGTTTTGCACATACGATGGACCCGGCTACCGGTCAGGCATTGCAAAGCAATATTATTAGTGTAACTGTGATCGCGAAAGATGGTATTACGGCAGATGCCTTTGATAACCCGCTGATACTAATGGGGGTGGAAAAAGGAATGGCATTTTTACAGCAGCATCCGGAATTACAGCTGGAAGCTTATTTTATTTATAAATCGGCCGATGGCAGTATTGATGAAAAATACACACCTGGCTTTGCACCATTTTTGCAATAA
- a CDS encoding outer membrane beta-barrel protein, whose product MMKSIKNWVLILVGCLGVQAASAQMRSPLSVNIDYSIAQPLGSVKDYSNKTSFRGWKAGVQYMLNDQFSVGARVGFQDYYEKLPRAVYSSKGSDISAVQSRTLQTIPIQATAHYQFTKPSSAVIPYAGVGVGVANMNYEKYYGEFVDSNNSWQFMVSPEVGINIPFGKASPVLFNASVQYNYAPYKFAEINNFSAVQGNIGVRVHLH is encoded by the coding sequence ATGATGAAAAGTATAAAAAATTGGGTACTAATATTGGTAGGCTGCCTTGGCGTACAGGCCGCGTCTGCTCAAATGCGCTCCCCCTTATCTGTAAATATTGATTATTCTATAGCGCAACCCCTGGGATCAGTAAAAGATTACAGCAATAAAACCAGCTTCCGTGGATGGAAAGCAGGTGTACAATATATGTTGAATGATCAGTTTTCCGTAGGTGCCCGTGTAGGGTTCCAGGATTACTATGAGAAGCTACCGCGTGCCGTATATTCCAGTAAAGGAAGTGATATTTCTGCGGTACAGTCACGTACGCTGCAAACGATTCCTATTCAGGCTACCGCACACTATCAGTTTACCAAACCCAGCTCTGCAGTTATTCCATATGCTGGTGTAGGCGTAGGTGTTGCCAACATGAATTACGAAAAATATTATGGAGAATTTGTGGACAGCAACAACAGCTGGCAGTTTATGGTAAGCCCCGAAGTAGGAATCAATATTCCTTTTGGTAAAGCATCTCCTGTATTGTTCAACGCAAGTGTGCAATACAATTATGCACCATACAAATTTGCGGAGATTAACAACTTTAGTGCTGTGCAGGGAAACATTGGCGTGAGAGTTCATCTGCACTAA
- the pyrF gene encoding orotidine-5'-phosphate decarboxylase, producing MNRQELVNLIREKQSYLCVGLDTDIHKIPKHLLSHPDPIFAFNKAIIDATRDLCVAYKINTAFYECMGIRGWESLQRTVDYIPSGIFTIADAKRGDIGNTATQYAKTFFETYRFDAVTVAPYMGKDSVEPFLAFSEKWAIVLGLTSNEGSKDFQMQRVGEGYLYEKVLKTTMEWGTPDNLMFVIGATQTAQLGEIRKLVPHHFFLVPGVGAQGGSLKDISAVAMNADCGLLVNASRAVIYAGNGEDFAQDARRAAQEYQQEMAAYLAEKLAVKQ from the coding sequence ATGAACCGACAGGAATTGGTGAATCTTATCAGGGAAAAGCAATCTTATTTATGTGTGGGCTTAGATACAGACATTCATAAGATTCCTAAGCACCTGCTTTCACACCCCGATCCGATATTTGCTTTCAACAAGGCAATTATCGATGCTACCAGGGATTTATGTGTAGCCTATAAGATCAACACGGCTTTTTACGAATGCATGGGTATCCGTGGATGGGAGAGTTTACAACGTACTGTAGATTATATCCCTTCCGGCATTTTTACCATTGCTGATGCCAAACGTGGCGATATCGGCAATACTGCCACCCAATACGCGAAAACATTTTTTGAAACCTACCGCTTTGATGCGGTGACGGTAGCGCCATATATGGGAAAAGACAGTGTGGAACCATTCCTCGCTTTCAGCGAAAAATGGGCAATCGTGCTGGGGCTTACCTCGAATGAAGGCAGTAAAGACTTTCAGATGCAGCGGGTAGGGGAAGGATACCTGTATGAAAAAGTGCTGAAAACTACCATGGAGTGGGGCACACCAGATAATCTCATGTTTGTGATAGGGGCCACCCAAACCGCACAACTGGGAGAAATCCGTAAACTGGTACCGCATCATTTTTTCCTCGTACCAGGTGTAGGGGCACAAGGTGGTAGCCTGAAAGATATCTCTGCTGTTGCCATGAATGCGGATTGCGGGCTGCTGGTAAATGCCAGCCGGGCAGTGATCTATGCGGGCAACGGAGAAGATTTTGCACAGGATGCCCGCCGTGCTGCACAGGAATACCAGCAGGAAATGGCTGCATACCTGGCCGAAAAACTTGCCGTAAAACAATAA
- a CDS encoding sugar phosphate isomerase/epimerase family protein, translating to MKSCLFLLLCLTFSPFLQSNAQSKIPALGICSSYENDSLVHATGLEYIEETVRKMLAPSVSEDVFNSRLSILKNAATKIQTCNLFIPAEIKVIGPDVNEKRVLGYVDSVMQRAKIAGIRLIVLGSGGARKIPDGVDHATAKKAFIKLARKMAVVAAKYDCMIAMENLNASETNFVNSIEEGNEIVNAVRHPNFKLTVDIYHMLRENEPAAHIEKARGNIVHCHIAEKEKRTAPGVMGDDFKPYLAALKKINFQGRIMMECRWGTLATEIQPATAYLKAQLEEVYGK from the coding sequence ATGAAAAGTTGTCTCTTTTTACTCTTATGCCTGACGTTCTCTCCCTTTTTGCAATCGAATGCACAAAGTAAGATACCTGCACTTGGCATCTGCTCTTCTTATGAAAACGATAGTCTGGTACATGCTACAGGCCTGGAGTATATAGAAGAAACCGTTAGAAAAATGCTGGCGCCTTCGGTGAGTGAGGACGTATTCAACAGCCGGCTGTCTATTTTAAAAAATGCCGCCACCAAAATACAGACCTGCAACCTGTTTATTCCGGCCGAAATCAAGGTAATCGGGCCGGATGTAAATGAAAAACGGGTACTTGGATATGTAGACTCTGTGATGCAACGGGCCAAAATAGCCGGCATCCGGCTGATTGTGCTGGGTAGCGGAGGCGCCCGTAAAATACCTGACGGCGTAGACCACGCCACAGCCAAAAAAGCTTTTATCAAACTGGCCCGCAAAATGGCAGTAGTTGCAGCAAAATATGACTGTATGATCGCCATGGAAAACCTTAACGCTTCCGAAACGAACTTCGTCAACTCCATCGAAGAAGGAAATGAGATCGTAAATGCGGTGCGCCATCCTAATTTTAAACTCACCGTAGATATCTATCATATGCTCCGGGAAAATGAACCTGCTGCCCATATAGAAAAGGCCAGGGGCAACATTGTACATTGCCATATTGCGGAAAAAGAGAAAAGGACCGCGCCTGGCGTAATGGGAGATGATTTTAAACCCTACCTGGCCGCCCTTAAAAAGATCAATTTTCAGGGACGTATCATGATGGAATGCCGGTGGGGCACCTTAGCTACCGAAATACAGCCCGCTACGGCATATTTAAAAGCCCAGCTGGAAGAAGTATATGGTAAATAG
- a CDS encoding DeoR/GlpR family DNA-binding transcription regulator → MLKKERQTYLLHQINLHNRVLSSDLSQEIKVSEDTIRRDLAELADQGRIIKVHGGALSKSYHLSLPSNQVYALDEKKIIAQKAARLIQDGMFVITTGGTTIIELAKALPPSLKATFFTVSLTAAIEYMHHPGIEIILIGDKLSKNAQITVGGEAQAKIRQIKADLCFLGTNAIDIEHGLTENDWEVMQIKRAMIESSQQVISLAITEKINTAQRIKVCGIREINTIVTELPPHHSLLKPYTAQGLQIL, encoded by the coding sequence ATGCTGAAAAAGGAACGTCAGACGTATTTACTGCACCAGATCAATTTGCACAACCGTGTGCTGTCTTCAGACCTGAGTCAGGAAATAAAGGTATCAGAAGACACTATCCGCAGGGATCTGGCAGAACTGGCAGATCAGGGCCGGATCATAAAGGTACATGGAGGAGCCTTGTCTAAATCATATCATCTTTCCCTTCCTTCCAACCAGGTATATGCGCTGGATGAAAAAAAGATCATCGCGCAAAAAGCCGCAAGGCTGATACAGGATGGTATGTTTGTAATCACCACCGGAGGTACCACCATTATAGAACTGGCAAAGGCATTACCACCCAGCCTGAAGGCTACATTTTTTACGGTAAGCCTTACCGCTGCCATTGAATACATGCATCATCCGGGTATTGAAATTATACTGATAGGGGATAAACTCTCAAAGAACGCACAGATCACCGTGGGAGGAGAAGCCCAAGCCAAAATAAGACAGATCAAGGCAGATCTTTGTTTTCTGGGAACCAACGCCATTGATATTGAGCACGGACTTACGGAAAATGATTGGGAAGTGATGCAGATAAAAAGAGCTATGATAGAGAGTTCACAACAAGTGATCTCTCTGGCAATTACAGAAAAAATAAACACCGCACAGCGCATCAAAGTTTGTGGCATCAGGGAGATCAATACGATTGTTACGGAACTGCCCCCCCATCATTCACTCTTAAAACCATATACGGCACAAGGACTACAGATATTATAA
- a CDS encoding acyl-CoA dehydrogenase family protein, whose amino-acid sequence MLKDLFQSPDYFSIDELLTEEHLLVRESVRQWVKKDVSPIIEDCCQQAKFPTQIISKLGELGCFGPTIPIAYGGGGMDHIAYGLMMQELERGDSGIRSTASVQGSLVMYPIFTFGSEAQKKKYLPKLATGEMMGCFGLTEPDHGSNPAGMLTNFKSAGDHVILNGAKMWISNAPFADIAVVWAKDDNGDIKGIIVERGMEGFTTPETKGKWSLRASATGELVFDHVKVPKENILPGVKGLKGPLSCLSSARYGIAWGVIGAAMDCYDTALRYSKERVQFDRPIGGFQLIQKKLAEMITEITKAQLLNWRLGVLKNEGKATPAQISMAKRNSCEIATQIARDARQILGGMGITGEFPVMRHMMNLESVITYEGTHEIHLLITGMDITGLDAFK is encoded by the coding sequence ATGTTAAAAGATCTGTTCCAGTCACCGGATTATTTTTCAATAGATGAGTTGTTAACCGAAGAACACTTGTTAGTAAGAGAATCGGTAAGGCAATGGGTAAAGAAAGATGTATCCCCCATCATTGAAGATTGCTGCCAGCAGGCAAAATTTCCCACACAAATTATCAGCAAATTAGGTGAGCTGGGTTGTTTTGGTCCTACGATCCCGATAGCTTATGGTGGTGGTGGGATGGACCATATTGCCTACGGACTGATGATGCAGGAGCTGGAACGGGGAGACAGCGGTATCCGCTCCACTGCTTCCGTACAGGGATCGCTGGTGATGTATCCCATTTTTACTTTTGGGAGCGAAGCACAAAAGAAAAAATACCTGCCTAAGCTGGCTACCGGTGAAATGATGGGCTGCTTTGGATTAACAGAGCCGGATCATGGATCTAACCCGGCAGGTATGCTGACTAACTTTAAATCAGCTGGTGATCATGTAATCCTGAACGGAGCGAAAATGTGGATTTCCAATGCACCGTTTGCCGACATTGCAGTGGTATGGGCAAAGGATGATAACGGCGATATTAAAGGCATTATCGTAGAGCGGGGTATGGAAGGATTTACCACACCGGAAACAAAAGGAAAGTGGAGTCTGCGGGCCAGCGCTACCGGTGAGCTGGTATTTGATCATGTGAAAGTACCCAAGGAAAATATCCTGCCTGGCGTAAAAGGACTGAAAGGACCTTTAAGCTGTTTGTCATCTGCCAGATACGGTATTGCCTGGGGTGTTATCGGGGCAGCGATGGATTGCTATGATACGGCATTACGGTATTCAAAAGAAAGGGTACAGTTTGACCGGCCCATCGGTGGTTTTCAGCTGATACAAAAAAAGCTGGCAGAAATGATCACAGAGATCACCAAGGCACAATTATTAAACTGGCGGCTGGGCGTATTGAAAAATGAAGGCAAAGCTACACCGGCACAAATATCAATGGCTAAACGTAATTCCTGTGAAATAGCCACACAGATTGCCCGCGATGCCCGGCAGATATTGGGTGGTATGGGGATTACCGGCGAGTTTCCGGTAATGCGTCATATGATGAACCTCGAAAGTGTCATTACTTATGAGGGTACCCATGAAATACACCTGCTTATTACAGGAATGGATATCACCGGACTCGATGCATTTAAGTAA
- a CDS encoding YciI family protein has translation MTSKVFPALLLLGFLIVVIASFQSSPLQSIGLSALPGPRHQPDNTKDSTPEMNLKRYWMVLLKKGPNRQHSKADAAKIQAAHMANLERIAETGKLTLAGPFGDSGALRGILILDSQDSMEVASLVKADSAVVTGRLTFEIKPWWTEKNCLFN, from the coding sequence ATGACAAGTAAAGTGTTTCCTGCGCTGTTGCTCCTGGGCTTTCTTATTGTTGTGATCGCATCTTTCCAGTCCAGCCCGCTGCAATCTATCGGATTAAGTGCACTTCCCGGTCCCAGACATCAACCGGATAATACCAAAGACAGTACGCCGGAAATGAACCTCAAAAGATACTGGATGGTATTACTTAAAAAAGGTCCTAACCGCCAGCACAGCAAAGCGGACGCCGCCAAAATACAGGCCGCACATATGGCCAACCTGGAACGTATTGCTGAAACCGGCAAACTAACATTGGCCGGGCCTTTTGGGGATAGCGGAGCGCTACGCGGCATTCTTATCCTGGACAGCCAGGATAGTATGGAAGTAGCTTCACTGGTGAAAGCCGATAGTGCCGTGGTGACCGGCCGGCTTACCTTCGAAATCAAGCCCTGGTGGACAGAAAAAAACTGCCTGTTTAATTAA
- a CDS encoding RagB/SusD family nutrient uptake outer membrane protein: MKRSFKRISAIFIIAAILPAASCKKDYTDPSTVRDDLALSSPQAVTGIAVGLQKKYATNRAGTYYNLVAANGFTTFELRLLNVGNLPENQLNTGGGSVDGTNTILLNVWSASNKIVFDANNVISYAQKLTDKGYASGLLAYTSIFKALSIGTMSMFWPEVPEGIGQNVGFIDRKEGFKQAIALLDEAIAAVNANAISPAFLTNIPAGIDIPNTLLALKARYALYIGDYTQALATADKVDLTKKSVFNFDPVFLNPIFETATSTNNVFQPLDSTLGLPVGIQPDLSDKRVPFYTTLNTTIAPRYRINGFGAANLAPIPIYLPGEMLLIKAECYARQHDVDNGLKTLNLVVTKQASADIFGVGAGLPEITGPINENDLLVQIYRNRCIELFMSGLKLEDMRRFDRPLTERKRNLFPYPFAERDNNPNTPKDPDF; this comes from the coding sequence ATGAAACGATCATTCAAAAGGATCTCTGCTATATTTATCATTGCAGCCATACTGCCCGCCGCCTCCTGCAAAAAGGATTATACAGATCCTTCCACGGTGCGGGACGACCTGGCGCTGTCCAGTCCGCAGGCAGTAACCGGTATTGCGGTAGGGTTACAAAAAAAGTACGCTACCAACCGGGCAGGTACTTATTACAACCTGGTAGCCGCCAATGGATTTACCACCTTTGAGCTCCGGTTGCTCAATGTGGGCAACCTGCCGGAAAACCAGCTCAACACAGGTGGTGGCAGTGTGGACGGCACCAATACCATTCTGTTAAATGTATGGTCTGCCAGCAACAAAATTGTTTTTGATGCCAACAATGTGATCAGTTATGCACAAAAACTGACTGATAAAGGTTATGCCAGTGGTTTGTTGGCTTACACCAGTATTTTTAAAGCGCTGTCCATAGGAACCATGTCTATGTTCTGGCCGGAAGTACCGGAAGGGATTGGGCAAAATGTAGGATTTATTGACAGGAAAGAAGGATTTAAGCAGGCCATTGCCTTACTCGACGAGGCGATTGCCGCAGTAAATGCCAATGCTATCAGCCCGGCCTTCCTGACCAATATTCCGGCAGGGATTGATATCCCCAATACCCTCCTGGCATTAAAAGCCCGTTATGCACTTTATATTGGGGATTATACCCAGGCATTGGCCACCGCCGATAAAGTGGACCTTACCAAAAAGTCTGTTTTCAATTTTGATCCGGTATTCCTGAATCCAATTTTTGAAACCGCTACTTCCACCAATAACGTATTTCAACCACTGGACTCTACGTTGGGACTGCCCGTAGGCATCCAGCCTGATCTGAGCGACAAGCGTGTTCCTTTTTACACTACGCTCAATACAACTATTGCCCCACGGTACCGGATCAACGGGTTTGGAGCAGCCAACCTGGCACCTATTCCCATTTATTTACCCGGTGAAATGCTGCTGATCAAAGCAGAGTGTTATGCCAGACAACATGATGTGGATAATGGGCTAAAGACCCTGAACCTGGTAGTTACCAAACAAGCATCCGCGGATATATTTGGTGTGGGGGCCGGCTTACCGGAAATCACCGGTCCGATTAATGAAAACGATCTGCTGGTACAGATCTACCGGAACCGATGCATTGAGTTGTTTATGTCCGGTTTAAAACTGGAAGATATGCGCCGGTTTGATCGTCCGCTGACGGAACGTAAAAGGAACCTGTTTCCCTATCCGTTTGCTGAAAGGGATAACAATCCCAATACGCCCAAGGACCCGGACTTTTAA